CGTTGGCGACCAGACCTTGAGACAGCCTGACTCCAGGCAGCGGCCGGAGACAATGATCAAGATCGCTTCCGGCTTTTACATCCGGCCACCCTCGAGCATGAAGCGGGAAAGCCTTGCTAGACGGGCCGCACCAAGGTTGTCGGGCGCGTGTCCGGCCGCTGCCTTTGCGCCGCAGTGGACGTGGAGATCGACTTTCCTGCCTTCTGGGCGTGGCACGATCACTCGCCGACAAGCCGTCGCGCGCACGGCGCCGCATATGCAACCTATGTCGGATGCTGGCGCAAGCACGTCCGCATCCTGAGGGGCCAAAGAAGCATCGCGCGCTTCGAGGATGCGAATAAAGAATCCACCCGAAGCTTCTGCTCTCGATGCGGGACGCCGCTATTATACGAGCGCGGGCGCTCTCCGCGCATGGTCAATGTTCCGCGGGCGCTCTTTGAGGGTCGCACCGGCCGC
This Candidatus Binataceae bacterium DNA region includes the following protein-coding sequences:
- a CDS encoding GFA family protein, with protein sequence MEIDFPAFWAWHDHSPTSRRAHGAAYATYVGCWRKHVRILRGQRSIARFEDANKESTRSFCSRCGTPLLYERGRSPRMVNVPRALFEGRTGREPRYHVAIGELQDWTYTGKRLVPLKGYPGIVWERPKLRRRQRPRDLDDSQVPAAHPARA